A genome region from Macrotis lagotis isolate mMagLag1 chromosome 4, bilby.v1.9.chrom.fasta, whole genome shotgun sequence includes the following:
- the KNSTRN gene encoding small kinetochore-associated protein: MESAARLGAADPASAGERPGLPPGASSRASSARPAPPGPAAGGGAPPETHSRAASKSQIPQRSKEVELHKALNSTVPENELYKTTKQRQMKTKDPDIKKNIKKSYKPLSQQRAEEELKEKNQLLEAVNKQLHVKLTESQEEVKVLTQRVELLEKSQDKYLAVLDNGSIDPGKQILGNLQETIKEEVESSLVFEKLKDQLKHFNQIATKRMEELQVLKAKLKINEEERARFLEKQEAFNNEKDELTITIEQMKQMLAIWKKENIP; this comes from the exons ATGGAGAGCGCGGCCAGACTGGGAGCCGCGGACCCGGCCTCGGCCGGCGAGCGCCCGGG GCTCCCGCCCGGCGCCTCCTCCAGAGCCAGCAGTGCCCGGCCCGCGCCCCCCGGCCCGGCGGCGGGGGGCGGCGCTCCGCCAG AGACACATTCTCGGGCTGCTTCTAAGAGTCAGATACCCCAGAGATCCAAAGAAGTAGAACTCCACAAGGCCCTCAACTCAACAGTCCCAGAGAATGAATTGTACAAAACCACCAAGCAGAG GCAGATGAAGACTAAGGATCCTGATATTAAGAAGAACATTAAAAAGAG CTACAAACCTTTAAGTCAACAAAGAGCTGAGGAAGAACTCAAGGAGAAGAACCAACTGTTAGAGGCAGTTAACAAGCAGTTGCACGTGAAGCTAACTGAAAGTCAG GAAGAGGTGAAGGTGTTGACTCAAAGGGTGGAATTGCTGGAGAAATCTCAGGATAAGTACTTGGCAGTTTTGGATAATGGCAGTATTGACCCAG GCAAACAGATCCTGGGAAACCTGCAAGAAACAATCAAAGAGGAAGTGGAGTCTTCG ttggtCTTCGAAAAACTGAAAGATCAACTGAAGCATTTTAACCAGATAGCTACAAAGAGAATGGAGGAGTTACAG GTATTGAAAGctaaattgaagataaatgaagaggaaagagctCGGTTCCTAGAAAAACAGGAAGCATTTaacaatgaaaaagatgaactcacaaTCACCATTGAGCAAATGAAACAAATGTTAGCAATCTGGAAAAAGGAGAACATTCCTTAA